Proteins found in one Micromonospora sp. WMMD1082 genomic segment:
- a CDS encoding type II toxin-antitoxin system VapB family antitoxin, whose product MTRITVDVNDEWLDAAREVLGTDTKVATINAALHAFAVRRQAREIIAAFDQVEMDFTGSDEAWRYGGGRNLSRLAEDARDAEAA is encoded by the coding sequence ATGACGCGCATCACGGTTGACGTCAACGACGAATGGCTCGATGCCGCGCGGGAGGTGCTGGGCACCGACACCAAGGTGGCAACCATCAATGCCGCCCTGCACGCCTTCGCGGTTCGCCGCCAGGCGCGGGAGATCATCGCGGCCTTCGACCAGGTGGAGATGGACTTCACCGGCTCCGATGAGGCATGGCGCTACGGCGGAGGTCGGAATCTCAGCCGACTCGCCGAGGACGCGCGCGACGCTGAAGCCGCGTGA
- a CDS encoding PIN domain nuclease has translation MAGAVYLADTSVFVLQGRHSAVRRRFETLLAEGRLAACHMAALEFLNNAPHPKGYEILWRALRGHRWIDVTSEAMDRALAVHRMLAADSQHRNFRLPDLIIAATAEVHGATVLHYDSDYDRIAALTGQPTEWIAPKGSL, from the coding sequence ATGGCAGGGGCGGTGTACCTCGCCGACACCTCGGTGTTCGTGCTCCAGGGCAGGCATTCGGCGGTCCGGCGTCGCTTCGAGACGCTGCTGGCGGAAGGTCGCCTGGCGGCCTGCCACATGGCCGCTCTGGAGTTCCTCAACAACGCTCCACACCCGAAGGGTTACGAGATCCTGTGGCGGGCGCTGCGCGGCCACCGGTGGATCGATGTGACATCGGAGGCGATGGACCGAGCCCTCGCGGTGCACCGCATGCTGGCTGCGGACAGCCAGCACCGCAACTTCCGGTTGCCCGATCTGATCATCGCGGCGACAGCGGAGGTGCACGGCGCGACGGTGCTGCACTACGACAGTGACTACGACCGGATCGCGGCGCTCACCGGCCAGCCGACCGAGTGGATCGCTCCGAAGGGAAGCCTCTGA